A DNA window from Novipirellula caenicola contains the following coding sequences:
- a CDS encoding ECF-type sigma factor: MDESGSEFLELLERVRIGDEAATETLWNDYYQSLVRLAAKRMPPNLRRTADEEDIAIAAFQSFIAGVRRDQFPDLHAPENLWGLLITLTSRKVNAHLRHHTRQKRGGGNIRGESVFIDPNEQGREVGIGNVPSDDSSPDVRAELAEACETLLEHLGDEQLRQIAVMRMDGFLVDEIAERLELSKRAVERRLQLIRRMWTEAKADEPG, encoded by the coding sequence ATGGACGAATCTGGAAGTGAATTTCTCGAGCTTCTCGAACGAGTCCGCATCGGTGACGAGGCGGCAACCGAGACGTTGTGGAACGACTATTACCAAAGTTTGGTGCGATTGGCGGCCAAACGGATGCCCCCCAATTTGCGTAGAACCGCAGACGAAGAGGACATTGCGATTGCGGCGTTCCAGAGCTTCATTGCAGGGGTTCGCCGAGATCAATTTCCGGATCTGCACGCCCCCGAGAACCTTTGGGGCCTGCTAATCACGCTCACCTCACGCAAGGTCAACGCCCATTTACGGCACCACACCCGGCAAAAACGCGGGGGAGGCAACATCCGTGGCGAATCGGTTTTTATCGATCCGAACGAGCAAGGCCGAGAGGTGGGCATCGGAAATGTCCCCAGCGACGATTCATCGCCCGATGTGCGGGCCGAACTTGCCGAAGCATGTGAAACGTTGCTGGAACATCTGGGCGATGAACAACTTCGCCAAATCGCCGTAATGCGGATGGACGGTTTTCTCGTTGACGAGATCGCAGAACGGCTTGAGCTCAGTAAACGCGCGGTTGAACGACGTTTACAGCTAATTCGGCGGATGTGGACCGAAGCCAAAGCGGACGAACCGGGTTAA
- a CDS encoding protein kinase domain-containing protein — MMDLNDLTATELARLDAICLDYEKALRNGNAPSIESVIEAQAGKHAEILRNELIAIRDEISKSDSTDPARSTFAFTTHALPLAGGTSESIGHKIGPYLISRILGQGGMGIVYEAIDTRLDRKVAIKMLAAGNSIRDQEKRASLCERFEREARAVAALSHPNIVELFDVGVNDANPFAVMELLEGETLDQYLAKTPCNAATVRHIGAQIADALAVAHRAGVVHRDLKPQNIMVMQSGSAESKRPERTSSKNGAIARPIAVKLFDFGLSRSERGLFDGDPGGRTSEGVVMGTPGYMAPEQARGETAGPAADIFALGCLLFEAFYHKRAFDGATASARFASTLESTPETDPLRRRTDVELADLINECLNKEVSKRPASADDIALRLRRRGAAVDPIEQQLEHGYGAGVFVRRRFFELVTGGALGGILGGLAVQYRTESLRDIDSLAVLSFTSMQGEPTRLASLAAGQPLGDQTIEGGDEIAMLLVNELSRLKDVNVTPFRPFVAHNRDEIQAIGRELEVDALVTGNLKTILRGEKLLEEINLQIVSTRTGNQLWGASFVSEPGASLLEKSQLASDLAAAVGRSLTTSGGNESPLNQGSFSCLVDGVGRADPDSPEGLRKALSCFRSAHRQDKSWAAPLGGIALTSITLAAQSPTEESIALIQAARESAEEALKLDPNLASARLADAMLLWQTLYRYDEAARILNQLLLVEQNFWQVYRQLGLLELTRGNQAEALRLLREATQLNPLSVIAKVGLARAHWSFGNIERAIADAKRLRNSHPDNRLARGLLIDLYEHSGDFDAAAAEHVGVDFGTKLTAETYYGIRQTVDLAEYPYGPFGTLLNQAILDSRISGGIDDVELGTLADSTPPMLPLLLAGHPSFASARRLPRAAEILPLTYSPFSSANE, encoded by the coding sequence ATGATGGATCTGAATGATTTGACTGCAACCGAACTGGCCCGACTCGACGCGATCTGTCTCGACTACGAAAAGGCTCTGCGAAACGGCAACGCCCCCTCGATCGAGAGCGTGATTGAAGCGCAAGCGGGAAAACATGCTGAAATTTTGCGGAACGAATTGATCGCGATTCGTGACGAAATATCCAAGTCTGATTCAACCGACCCGGCTCGGTCCACGTTTGCCTTTACCACGCACGCACTGCCGCTTGCGGGGGGGACGTCTGAATCAATTGGCCACAAAATAGGTCCTTACTTGATTAGCCGCATCCTCGGCCAAGGCGGGATGGGGATCGTCTACGAAGCGATCGACACGCGGCTGGATCGTAAGGTCGCCATCAAAATGCTGGCTGCCGGCAATTCGATTCGGGACCAAGAAAAACGGGCGTCGCTCTGTGAACGCTTTGAACGCGAGGCGCGTGCGGTCGCCGCATTGAGCCACCCCAACATTGTCGAACTGTTTGACGTGGGGGTGAACGATGCGAATCCGTTTGCCGTGATGGAACTGCTCGAAGGCGAGACGTTGGACCAATATTTGGCCAAAACGCCTTGCAACGCAGCGACCGTCCGTCACATCGGGGCTCAGATCGCAGACGCGTTGGCAGTCGCTCACCGTGCCGGCGTGGTCCATCGCGATTTGAAGCCGCAAAACATCATGGTCATGCAGAGTGGTTCAGCGGAATCAAAACGGCCGGAGCGAACCTCGTCGAAAAACGGGGCGATCGCGCGGCCGATCGCCGTCAAGCTTTTCGACTTTGGATTGTCGCGTTCCGAACGTGGGTTGTTCGACGGCGATCCCGGTGGACGCACAAGCGAAGGGGTCGTCATGGGGACGCCCGGCTACATGGCTCCGGAACAGGCCCGGGGTGAAACGGCGGGACCCGCCGCGGACATCTTCGCACTGGGATGTTTGTTGTTCGAAGCGTTCTACCACAAGCGTGCGTTTGACGGCGCAACCGCCAGCGCTCGGTTTGCTTCGACGCTCGAGTCGACGCCCGAAACCGATCCGCTTCGTCGACGCACCGACGTCGAGCTGGCCGATTTGATTAACGAATGTTTGAACAAAGAGGTTTCCAAACGTCCCGCATCGGCGGACGACATCGCGTTGCGACTGCGTCGCCGCGGAGCGGCGGTCGATCCAATCGAACAACAGCTCGAACATGGTTACGGCGCCGGTGTGTTCGTGCGTCGCCGCTTCTTTGAACTTGTCACGGGCGGTGCACTGGGAGGCATTCTCGGCGGCTTGGCTGTGCAGTACCGAACCGAATCGCTCCGTGATATCGATAGTTTGGCGGTTTTGTCCTTCACCAGCATGCAAGGCGAACCCACTCGGCTCGCGTCCTTAGCCGCGGGGCAACCGCTCGGCGATCAAACGATCGAAGGCGGCGACGAGATAGCCATGCTGTTGGTCAATGAACTCAGCCGACTCAAAGACGTCAACGTGACTCCGTTTCGTCCTTTTGTCGCGCACAACCGCGATGAGATCCAGGCGATTGGTCGCGAGCTTGAGGTCGATGCACTCGTGACCGGAAACCTTAAAACGATTCTTCGCGGCGAAAAACTGCTCGAGGAAATCAACTTGCAAATCGTTTCGACGCGAACTGGAAATCAATTGTGGGGGGCATCGTTTGTGTCCGAACCCGGAGCAAGTCTGCTAGAAAAATCTCAGCTTGCATCCGATTTGGCGGCTGCGGTCGGTCGCTCGCTGACCACGTCCGGTGGTAACGAATCGCCACTCAACCAAGGATCGTTTAGCTGTTTAGTAGATGGCGTTGGGCGTGCGGATCCAGACAGCCCCGAAGGATTGCGAAAAGCATTGTCGTGTTTCCGGTCGGCACACCGGCAAGACAAAAGCTGGGCAGCACCGCTGGGCGGCATCGCGTTGACCTCGATCACGTTGGCCGCGCAGAGCCCGACGGAGGAATCGATCGCATTGATCCAAGCTGCGCGTGAATCGGCCGAGGAAGCATTGAAGCTCGATCCCAATTTGGCGAGTGCGCGTTTGGCCGACGCGATGTTGCTTTGGCAAACCCTGTATCGGTACGACGAGGCCGCACGAATCCTAAACCAATTGCTTTTAGTGGAGCAAAATTTTTGGCAGGTCTATCGCCAACTTGGACTGCTCGAATTAACGCGAGGCAACCAAGCCGAGGCGCTGCGTCTGCTTCGTGAGGCGACGCAGCTCAATCCGTTGTCGGTCATCGCCAAAGTGGGGCTCGCTCGGGCGCATTGGAGTTTTGGCAATATCGAGCGTGCGATCGCGGATGCGAAACGGCTACGCAATTCCCATCCGGACAATCGGCTCGCTCGCGGCCTGCTGATCGATCTGTATGAACACAGCGGCGACTTTGACGCGGCCGCTGCGGAACATGTTGGCGTCGATTTCGGCACCAAGTTGACAGCGGAAACCTACTATGGCATCCGCCAAACGGTTGACCTCGCCGAGTATCCGTACGGGCCATTTGGCACGCTGTTGAACCAAGCGATCTTAGATTCGCGGATCAGCGGCGGGATT